Below is a genomic region from Triticum dicoccoides isolate Atlit2015 ecotype Zavitan chromosome 5A, WEW_v2.0, whole genome shotgun sequence.
CCCCTAACTTGCCTTCCATTGTTGTCGTCTTTGTAGATCCCCCGTATGGAGCCTTTGGATTGACTTGTCCCGACTACCATGACGGTGCATCTAAGGTACATACAATCTCAAGCGTCTTCCTGAGAAATGCTTCCTCTCAATGTGGTGGCTCATCTAATAGCAAAGTTTAGTTTTGACAATAGATCTGATGGTAGTCTTGTTAATGATGTACCGCGCTGTGTGGTGAATTTTGTATCGAACGATTGTAAGTTTCGCGATGGTTAATTAatgtaaggtggtgttcaaaaaaattgTTGTATTTGTTCATCCAGGATACCCCCTCAACACTCTCTACTGCCGGGGAAAATAAAGAAGGGTTCACATGGATATGCAAATTGCGCCATCTTGATCAACGTCGCAAGCACTACAAATCCTTTTGCCGAGAGGGAATGAGAATTTCGGTACGTGTTCATCAATGGCCCCCTTGTTTTCTTGGTTTGTTTTCACATACGGACGGATCTATATATCTTGGTTTACATCTATTATTAATTGTGTCGTGCACTATATGTCTTGGTAGGTTCATGATTTTGTGTTTATCAAGAGTGGAGGGAGAGAGAGCCATGTTGCATATGTGGAAGATATGTACGAAGATGGCAGTGCTAAGAACATGGTGCTGGTACGATGGTTTGAGGAACCTGATGGTGAGCACGGTGTTGCATTGCCCCCAGATCTTTATTGTAGGGAGATCTTCTTTGGATATGGGCTGCAAGATCTGAGGGTTGAATTTGTGGAGGGGGTGGCAGCGGTCCTAAATCCACAACACTTTGAGATGTTCAAGAAAATAAATGGAGGGAGCAGTAGCTGGCAGCCCTATGTATGTCGTCGGTGCATCGATGATGGCACCGTCGAGCCCTTTGACATCGCGCAACTCCAAGGATATGCAAACCAGGAGATAGTAAAGGAAATTGTTGCCGCATCCTCCTCGACGGTGGTGCAGGCCAAGCCACCTAATAACAATGGTAAAGCTTCCATTACTGGTCTGGCCGCCAAGAATCATGTTGGTTCTTCCAGCACTGTTACCGGTGACAAAACCATGGATACACAGAAGCAGAAGCCCCCTCCATGCAGCGTAACTCCTTCCAGCGTTGTTATCGGTGGCAAAACCATGGAGAAGCAGAAGGAGAAGGCCCCTGCATGCAGCACAACTCCTTCCAGTTCCGGCTCTGTTATCAATGACAAAACCATGGAGAAGCAGAAGCCTCCTCCATGCAGCGCAACTACTTCCACTTCCAGCACTGTTATCGATGACAACAAAACCATGGAGAAGCAGAAGGAGATGCCTCCTCCATGCAGCACAACTCCTTCCAATTCCAGCTCTGTTATCAATGACAAAAACATGGAGAAGCAGAAGCCTCCTCCATGCAGCGCAATTGCTTCCACTTCCAGCACTGTTATCGATGACAACAAAACCATGGAGAAGCAAAAGGAGATGCCCCCTCCATGCAGCGCGACTCCACAGAGCACCACCATTGGCCAGATCGTCAAAAGCAGTGTTGTTCCCCGTAGCGTGGTGAACTGTCAGACCATCGCGCATAATCAGCCGCCCCCAAGTGGTACTAGTACGTGTAATGTAGCAGTCAATGATGCGTCAACCATGCTGAACCCTGAGAAGATGTTCCAGCCCGGCTGCCGTCTTGAAGCCCTGTCCCAAGACAGCAGCGTGAGGGGTTGTTGGTTCAAATGTGTGGTACTCAGTAGGAGGGAGAAAGATAACAAGGTCAGGGTGCGGTACCAAGACATTCTGAATTCCGAGGGCAAGGGACAGCTCAGGGTTggtccttcctcttctttctctggtaTCCTGCatgtgttgatgatgatgatgtatgTACTCAACATGAGTTTTTTTGTTTTCCAGGAATCTCTCAAAGTTGCAAGAATTGCGGAACCTGACCACTTGAGCATACGCCTTACTAAAAGGCCCATGCTTCGCCCACACCTCCCAAGACACTACAGGAAGATCGAGTCTCCGGTGGCTGTCGGGGTCATCGTCGACGCGCGGCTGAAGGGCGGATGGTGGGAGGGGATCGTGTTGCAGCAGGAGACTGCTGGCCACGTCCAAGTTTATCTCCAAGGTGAACTGCCTGCCTACTCTCTCGATCACCTAGCTAGCAGTTAATAGTAGTATATATCCAGTTGGTACTTAGCACATTGGACTGGAGCTCTTCCTGATACATTGCATGCTTGCCAAAATTTCCAGGGGAGGGGAGACTTGTGGAGCTCCAAGTGGAGTGTCTGCGAAAGTCATTTGAGTGGCATGAGGAGCAATGGATTCCTCTAGATGCAAGAAAGGATGTTGCAGCCAAGATAACCCTTGACCTGAAGGGTGGTGAGAGATCTTCGAAACAGAAGGCTCAAAAGATGGATGAGCAGTCTAGCCAGACGGCGGCCGCCGCAGCCGCAGAGCTGGCAGCACCAACTGCAGAACTAGTGCAGCCTCTGGAGGAAGGTGACGATGAACCTGCAAACTCTGCTCCTCCACGGAAGAGGTTCCTGGCTCAGGGCTACTCTTTCGAGGAAAAAAGGCTGGAGGAGCATGCCAAAAAGATCAAAGGTACTGCTAATGAAGCTGCAAAACCAGTCGCGGCGGAGGGAGATGGCATGTCCCACGGCGGCAGCTCAGCTGATGCCAAGCGGTGCTGGGTTGATCCTGCAAACTCTGACGGCCTCAACTGCGCTGAACGCGAGGGCAAGGCTGCGAAATCTTCTGGCGTGAAGAAAATGGGGTCTATGGAGGGCAGCGGCAGCCAGGGAGGCGCCAGTGGAGGCGCTGCGCCGGTGAAGCCGGTGCCCAGGGAGGAGATTTGCGTCACCAACGCAGAGGCTCCTGCCGTCGCCATGGACAAATCGGAGGTGATCGACCTGACCCTAGATGACTGAAGCTGGTGGCAGGATATGATAAAGTCTGGCCTCAACTTTCCATTCATGAACTGTTATTTCTCAGACATTTCGTGCATTCGCCTATCGTGTTTGTGCGTGCTTTTTATTTCCATTCTAGGCACATAGTTGTTTGTGCTTTCTGAACTTCAAATAAGAGGAGACATTCGTCGTATGTTTTGCTCTTCATGTTTGGTGTCTGTCTAGTTGTCATAAATTCTTGTTTTTTCAACTAAGAAAATATTCTTGTTTTTTTCTATCTTCCTGGAATACACCACACGGTGTATATATCATCATGCCCCCCAAACTGGCCCAGGAATCTGATCCTGCCCAAACATACTGCAGGTTGAGACCAGTTTTCACTGTCTGGACAGCAAATTCTGGTCTTACTACTTCACTGGGTCGCTGGTCTTACTACTTCACTGGGTCGCTGTTTTCCTTACTGCATATTAATCACCTGGTGAAACTGGCAGGGTCAAACTAGCCGGCTACATAGTCTGGTGGCCTTCAACTTTCCACCGTTATCAGCGCATGATGATCCTCGTTTCAGCTTGTAAAGATGAACTCTGGATTCTAAGCGCACACAAGACTGGCAGAGTTAAGGCtctgtttggttcagcttttatcaACGGATTTCGCTGCTGCGCAGCATaatctgaaccaaagggcgaacccagcagaatccgattccagaaattcgctgccaaaatctgaaccaaaagcggaagcaacCTAGGACGTGCTTTTCAAAATCTGATTTCGCTGCGGGCCAAAATCTAAAAAAACTGTATTAACTGGTTTGtcaaatgacctacatctttttcacatcagattttccacagCTGTTTTTCCACAGCAGATTTTTGACAGCTacttttagaaatccacagccgaaccaaacagggcctaagatTGATAAAAAAAAGCTCGGATATGTTCACATAGATTTTGCGTAGGCTTTCCCTAGGTTCTTCTCGCTGACATATCCATCCGTCATCTTCGTTCGTTTTTTGGccatgatttttccagattttcaTCTCTTTTTTTAAACACTGGGTAGTTCGCTACCTCTCCCTGCATATGGGTCTGAGGCGTAAAGGTAAACTGTTAAGTACAAGCTACAGCGTGGAAGAATATATATCCACAAGCCTACAGGTAGGTATCTCGTATGCAGATCTTTTTGCCgatccaaaaattataaaatagatATCCGGAGCATGTTTGCAGGTCCTACCGGCAACTTATAAAGATCCGAAGAACAGATAGCAAAGGAACAATGTGGGAAGCAGAATCGGATTCTGACAGCACACGTCGAGCCCACGAGGAAACGAAGAAGCGGGTGGCCATAAAAAGAGGCTCTTAAGCAGCGCTAACTCCCCACTTTCTGCACCTAAGGTTCCTTGCTTTCCTCACAACTTCTGTTCCCCGGAACCCCAAGCTTTCTCCGGTCAGTCGACGCGGCTGCTCCGCCACCGCAGAGGAAGAGCAGTATCGTCGTCTTCATGGACTACAGGGTATGTGCCTAGGAAGGCAGCAGCAGCAACACTGACGTGGTGTGTGTCTCTTACTCTGTGTCTCCTGTGCTCTGCAGCAGTTCTACTGCATGACCCTGCGGATGAGCATAGACTGCAACGGGTGCTACCAGAAGATCAGGAGGGCGCTGCTCCAGATGCAAGGTACGTAGCACGTCCTCCTCTTTCCACAGACCTCTCAAGTTGCTGCGTGTCTTGCTCTGTGTTGTTATCTGAAACAAAAATGACAGAGCTGGAGAGCCACCTGATCGACCGGAAGCACGGCCGGGTGAGCGTCTGGGGCGCCTTCAGCCCGCAGGACGTGGCCATCAAGATCAGGAAGCGGACCAACCGGCGCGTCGAGATATTGGAGCTCAGGGAGGCCGCAGGGCCGGGGGGCGCCGACGAGCAGGGCGCCGGCGGCGGGCAGATGCCCTCAAACTGAAACCCACCTTGTATGCACCAGCAGAGCACTCGGATGCTGCTTGTATTAGCTTCTTGACCTGACACTTTCAGGAGGATTTACCCACCTTCTTGTGTGCGAGCTTATGAAATCATCATTTTGATCTGTAGTCCTCTTATGACTTGTTTGAGTGAACTTCACCACTGGCGGCCTGCTTAATCTTGATTTCTTGCTAACCAGCATCATCCAAGCCACAAACAAGCTATTCTCAATGTAAAGATCTTTTGCATTATTAACACCCCAAAGAGTGTAGAATTATTCATAGTTTGATGAATCAGGGTATCTACATCCAAAAAAGAGGAGTATATCTGTGGCTATTCTACAATTTCAACGCCTTCGCGAATTCTCCATAACATTATTCGTATCATGGTCCAATTGGACCAGATAAATCACGTACACGCTTCCGAGGAACTTCTCTTCTACAGTGTTAAGCTCTCAGGGTCCTCGGCAATCTTTGCAAATGTTTGCAGAAATGCTGCCAAGTCAGCGCCATATATAATCCTGTGATCAGCAGTAACATTGACCTGAAAAGGTTATGAGCAACTTAGTTAGGGTCCTGAGCTGCATTTTACTAGGATTTTGTTAATTCTATAAATGTGGTGTTGCAAGTGAAGGTTTAGAGGTCTAAAAGCTGCATGTATAATACCATGAAGTACGATCTTAGGAAAAATTCACAATAAACACGGCATTTGTAGGTTAGCACTGAGAATGTACAGTCTGGACAGAATCATGAGGCAAGCAGTATTTCTTGATAACTGCCACAAAGCACATTTTATGTGATGATGTCCCAAACCAAAACGCGCTTGCAGTTATAGAAGCAAACAAAACTTTACCAATTAGAAACCAGCTCAGGTAAACAGAACATCCTG
It encodes:
- the LOC119301532 gene encoding uncharacterized protein LOC119301532, whose amino-acid sequence is MSSSHYPTAVVDEGNAKMAVREWVGWEEIVLEGGDGEERKVCYFLLYAPPQDGGKSERDLAVVGKYWGPGNIAYSADLQFLQSLRTSLESGSASARVATLVLEITQIRWKSRKEVMDWLTSLVSDPPYGAFGLTCPDYHDGASKDTPSTLSTAGENKEGFTWICKLRHLDQRRKHYKSFCREGMRISVHDFVFIKSGGRESHVAYVEDMYEDGSAKNMVLVRWFEEPDGEHGVALPPDLYCREIFFGYGLQDLRVEFVEGVAAVLNPQHFEMFKKINGGSSSWQPYVCRRCIDDGTVEPFDIAQLQGYANQEIVKEIVAASSSTVVQAKPPNNNGKASITGLAAKNHVGSSSTVTGDKTMDTQKQKPPPCSVTPSSVVIGGKTMEKQKEKAPACSTTPSSSGSVINDKTMEKQKPPPCSATTSTSSTVIDDNKTMEKQKEMPPPCSTTPSNSSSVINDKNMEKQKPPPCSAIASTSSTVIDDNKTMEKQKEMPPPCSATPQSTTIGQIVKSSVVPRSVVNCQTIAHNQPPPSGTSTCNVAVNDASTMLNPEKMFQPGCRLEALSQDSSVRGCWFKCVVLSRREKDNKVRVRYQDILNSEGKGQLRESLKVARIAEPDHLSIRLTKRPMLRPHLPRHYRKIESPVAVGVIVDARLKGGWWEGIVLQQETAGHVQVYLQGEGRLVELQVECLRKSFEWHEEQWIPLDARKDVAAKITLDLKGGERSSKQKAQKMDEQSSQTAAAAAAELAAPTAELVQPLEEGDDEPANSAPPRKRFLAQGYSFEEKRLEEHAKKIKGTANEAAKPVAAEGDGMSHGGSSADAKRCWVDPANSDGLNCAEREGKAAKSSGVKKMGSMEGSGSQGGASGGAAPVKPVPREEICVTNAEAPAVAMDKSEVIDLTLDD
- the LOC119301535 gene encoding heavy metal-associated isoprenylated plant protein 25-like isoform X1 codes for the protein MDYRQFYCMTLRMSIDCNGCYQKIRRALLQMQELESHLIDRKHGRVSVWGAFSPQDVAIKIRKRTNRRVEILELREAAGPGGADEQGAGGGQMPSN
- the LOC119301535 gene encoding heavy metal-associated isoprenylated plant protein 25-like isoform X2; its protein translation is MDYRFYCMTLRMSIDCNGCYQKIRRALLQMQELESHLIDRKHGRVSVWGAFSPQDVAIKIRKRTNRRVEILELREAAGPGGADEQGAGGGQMPSN